A window of Myxococcales bacterium contains these coding sequences:
- a CDS encoding DHA2 family efflux MFS transporter permease subunit — translation MSAVALAGASDPSSRRWLIAITAALAALLEIVDSSIVNVALTDMQSSLGATLSEVGWVITSYAIANVIVLPLAAWLGDTFGKKRYFVFSLVGFTLSSVMCGLSTTLPMLVLARVLQGLTGGGLLAKAQSILFETFPKSEQGKAQALFGVVAIAGPAIGPVLGGYIVTNLDWRWIFYINLPIGIFAVFMALTFLPEDGAPLAKRETRVDWLGLALLVVGLGALQFLLEEGHSHGWFDSDEMILLAVVAVGGLATFVWRQLTIAYPVVDLRVLRHRSLAGGAAFSMVLGMSLYGALFAVPIFAQSVLKYTAQQTGLMLLPGALASAFMMPVAAKLAQKLDPRMLIAAGALGLVGAILMLGNLSPLSSADDLQVALVLRGAATVFMFLPLSLATIGPLPKADMPAATGIFNLTRQLGGSIGIALMTSVLSTRQVHHTARLSEAVSSGNPLATGRLEGIAQMLTAKGMAADKAKAAALAMVEGQVRLQSAVLSFNDCFYVAALIVLVCLPLVLLLGKPAKGAQVDAGH, via the coding sequence ATGAGCGCGGTCGCACTCGCAGGAGCCTCCGATCCGAGCTCGCGTCGGTGGCTCATCGCCATCACCGCGGCGCTCGCGGCCCTGCTCGAGATCGTCGACTCGAGCATCGTGAACGTCGCCCTGACCGACATGCAGAGCTCGCTCGGCGCCACGCTCTCCGAGGTGGGCTGGGTCATCACGAGCTACGCGATCGCCAACGTGATCGTGCTGCCGCTCGCCGCTTGGCTCGGCGATACCTTCGGAAAGAAACGGTATTTCGTCTTTTCGCTGGTGGGCTTCACGCTCTCGTCGGTGATGTGCGGCCTGTCGACCACGTTGCCGATGCTCGTGCTCGCGCGTGTGCTGCAAGGGCTCACGGGGGGCGGCCTCCTCGCGAAGGCCCAGTCGATCCTCTTCGAGACGTTCCCCAAATCCGAGCAGGGCAAGGCGCAGGCGCTGTTCGGCGTCGTGGCCATCGCAGGCCCCGCCATCGGCCCCGTGCTCGGCGGCTACATCGTCACGAACCTCGACTGGCGCTGGATCTTCTACATCAACCTGCCCATCGGCATCTTCGCCGTGTTCATGGCGCTCACGTTCCTCCCGGAGGACGGCGCGCCCCTCGCGAAGAGAGAGACCCGCGTCGACTGGCTCGGCCTCGCGCTCCTCGTCGTGGGCCTCGGCGCCCTCCAGTTCCTCCTCGAAGAAGGGCACAGCCACGGCTGGTTCGACTCCGACGAGATGATCCTGCTCGCCGTGGTGGCCGTCGGCGGCCTCGCGACCTTCGTGTGGCGGCAGCTCACCATCGCGTACCCCGTGGTCGATCTTCGGGTCCTCCGCCACAGATCGCTCGCGGGGGGCGCCGCGTTCTCGATGGTGCTCGGGATGAGCCTCTACGGCGCGCTCTTCGCCGTGCCGATCTTCGCCCAGAGCGTGCTGAAATACACGGCGCAGCAGACGGGCCTCATGCTGCTCCCGGGCGCCCTCGCGAGCGCCTTCATGATGCCGGTCGCGGCCAAGCTCGCGCAGAAGCTCGATCCTCGCATGCTCATCGCGGCGGGCGCGCTCGGCCTCGTCGGTGCCATCCTCATGCTCGGAAACCTGAGCCCGCTCTCGTCGGCCGACGACCTCCAGGTCGCCCTCGTGCTCCGTGGCGCCGCCACCGTCTTCATGTTCCTCCCGCTCAGCCTCGCGACGATCGGCCCGCTCCCCAAGGCGGACATGCCCGCGGCCACCGGTATCTTCAACCTCACGCGGCAGCTCGGTGGCAGCATCGGCATCGCGCTCATGACCTCCGTGCTCTCGACTCGCCAGGTGCACCACACGGCGCGCCTGTCCGAGGCCGTGTCTTCCGGGAATCCGCTCGCGACGGGCCGCCTCGAGGGGATCGCGCAGATGCTCACGGCCAAGGGCATGGCGGCCGACAAGGCCAAGGCCGCGGCGCTCGCCATGGTCGAGGGGCAGGTGCGCCTCCAGTCGGCGGTCCTCAGCTTCAACGACTGCTTCTACGTGGCCGCGCTCATCGTGCTCGTGTGCCTCCCTCTCGTGCTCTTGCTCGGCAAGCCCGCGAAGGGCGCCCAGGTCGACGCGGGGCACTGA
- a CDS encoding HlyD family secretion protein, with translation MAAVTSAEAPEHTTSPEVERPVSPGKPAARGRPIAALVVSLAVAAIGYTYVTRHGRERTDDAQVDAEVVAVPSRAGGVVAKVRFTENQRVKKGDVLAELDAAPQKARLAQAEAAVAQAEAAARAADEDAKIAERNARGQKSIASASLSGAAYTATQTREQIAAADARVLAAKASFDEAKLELDRIQSLFDKGALPASQLDRAKSAHENAKAGYEQAKSTAEGTRASVGSAQSRVAEASARLEQASDVDAFIAQAHARAETARASVQTARAARDIAALELSWTSIVAPHDGIVSKKSISEGQMIGPGTSVGMLVPDAAPWVVANFKETQLGAMHVGQPVTFTVDAYPGRELRGEIESMSAATGSRFSLLPPDNASGNYTKVVQRIPVRIKTFEVPDGVSLRPGMSVEVVVDVRK, from the coding sequence GTGGCCGCCGTCACATCCGCCGAAGCTCCCGAGCACACCACCTCCCCCGAAGTCGAACGTCCTGTCTCGCCAGGCAAGCCCGCCGCGCGTGGGCGCCCGATCGCGGCGCTCGTCGTCTCGCTGGCCGTGGCCGCGATCGGATACACGTACGTCACACGTCATGGGCGTGAGCGCACGGACGACGCTCAGGTCGACGCCGAGGTGGTCGCCGTCCCCTCGCGCGCCGGCGGCGTCGTCGCCAAGGTGCGCTTCACCGAAAACCAGCGCGTCAAGAAGGGCGACGTGCTCGCCGAGCTCGACGCGGCCCCACAAAAAGCCCGCCTCGCCCAGGCCGAGGCCGCCGTAGCCCAAGCCGAGGCTGCGGCCCGCGCCGCCGACGAAGACGCGAAAATCGCCGAACGAAACGCGCGCGGGCAGAAGTCGATCGCCTCCGCTTCGCTCTCGGGTGCGGCGTACACCGCCACGCAGACCCGCGAGCAGATCGCGGCCGCCGACGCGCGCGTCCTCGCGGCGAAGGCCTCGTTCGACGAGGCGAAGCTCGAGCTCGATCGCATCCAGTCGCTCTTCGACAAAGGCGCGCTCCCGGCCTCTCAGCTCGATCGCGCCAAGTCCGCCCACGAGAACGCCAAGGCCGGCTACGAACAAGCCAAGAGCACCGCCGAGGGCACCCGCGCGAGCGTCGGATCCGCGCAAAGCCGCGTCGCAGAGGCCTCGGCCCGCCTCGAACAGGCGAGCGACGTCGACGCATTCATCGCCCAGGCCCACGCCCGCGCAGAGACGGCGAGAGCCTCGGTGCAGACGGCTCGAGCCGCGCGCGACATCGCCGCACTCGAGCTCTCGTGGACCTCGATCGTCGCTCCTCACGACGGCATCGTCTCGAAGAAGTCGATCTCCGAAGGCCAGATGATCGGCCCTGGCACGAGCGTCGGCATGCTCGTCCCTGACGCGGCCCCTTGGGTCGTAGCGAACTTCAAAGAGACGCAGCTCGGCGCGATGCACGTGGGGCAGCCCGTGACCTTCACGGTCGACGCCTACCCGGGGCGAGAGCTCCGCGGCGAAATCGAGAGCATGAGCGCCGCGACCGGCTCGCGTTTTTCGCTCCTCCCGCCCGACAACGCGAGCGGCAACTACACGAAGGTCGTGCAGCGCATCCCGGTGCGCATCAAGACGTTCGAGGTCCCCGATGGCGTGTCGCTCAGGCCCGGCATGAGCGTCGAGGTCGTGGTCGACGTCCGCAAGTGA
- a CDS encoding TetR/AcrR family transcriptional regulator encodes MDRVSDETKTSASPVAQADRPSVPRKREGGRSARVVEAVMEATLEEVASRGYGALSIEAVAARAGVAKTTIYRRWPTRAELTRHALSAELAARPPVADTGDLLDDLTASTLENVKRLATPRGLALVRVVYAEGGDPELAELIRAFRVEARRGAKTRIGAAIERGEVPREIDVAYLLDTLAAVVHHRVVLIGAVPSRAEVRRLVARSLAGACIETDKSGAPV; translated from the coding sequence ATGGATCGTGTGTCGGACGAAACGAAGACCAGCGCCTCGCCCGTTGCCCAGGCCGACCGGCCGTCGGTGCCCCGAAAGCGCGAGGGAGGGAGGAGCGCGAGGGTCGTCGAGGCGGTCATGGAGGCGACGCTCGAGGAGGTGGCGAGCCGTGGGTACGGGGCGCTGTCGATCGAAGCGGTGGCGGCGCGAGCCGGGGTCGCGAAGACCACGATCTATCGCCGGTGGCCGACGCGAGCGGAGCTGACGCGGCATGCGCTGAGCGCCGAGCTTGCGGCGAGACCTCCGGTGGCCGACACGGGAGATCTGCTCGACGACCTTACGGCGAGCACGCTGGAGAACGTCAAACGACTGGCGACGCCGAGGGGGCTCGCGCTCGTGCGGGTGGTGTACGCCGAGGGAGGGGACCCGGAGCTCGCCGAGCTCATTCGGGCGTTTCGGGTCGAGGCTCGACGAGGAGCCAAGACGCGGATCGGAGCGGCCATCGAGCGGGGTGAGGTTCCGCGCGAGATCGATGTGGCCTACCTGCTCGACACGCTGGCCGCGGTCGTCCACCACCGGGTGGTGTTGATCGGAGCAGTCCCGTCGAGGGCCGAGGTGCGGCGCCTGGTGGCGCGATCGCTCGCAGGGGCGTGCATCGAGACGGACAAGAGCGGCGCCCCTGTGTGA
- a CDS encoding SDR family NAD(P)-dependent oxidoreductase — translation MGLLEGKVAIVTGAGNGIGREHALLFAKEGAKVLVNDVGGARDGTPGDSAAESVVQEIRKAGGVALANVDTVATAEGAERIVDQAVSAFGHVDILVNNAGILRDKSLLKLEEDMWDAVVAVHLKGTFLCSQAFARRAVPRGEGGRIVNTTSVSGLLGNFGQASYAAAKAGIYGLTRTMSIELQKHRITVNALAPIAKTRMTEDLPMFQGMATMGPEHVAPAALFLSSDLCGARTGYVLAVAGARMYAFKVVETPGKFKEGESTVWTANEIADNWDAIVRA, via the coding sequence ATGGGTCTCCTCGAAGGCAAAGTCGCGATCGTCACCGGTGCGGGCAACGGAATCGGCCGGGAGCACGCCCTCCTCTTCGCCAAAGAGGGCGCCAAGGTCCTCGTGAACGACGTGGGCGGCGCACGGGACGGCACACCAGGCGACAGCGCGGCCGAGTCGGTCGTACAAGAGATCCGCAAGGCCGGCGGCGTCGCCCTCGCGAACGTCGACACGGTGGCCACGGCCGAGGGCGCCGAGCGCATCGTCGATCAGGCGGTCTCGGCGTTCGGCCACGTCGACATCCTCGTGAACAACGCGGGCATCCTGCGCGACAAGAGCCTCCTCAAGCTCGAAGAAGACATGTGGGACGCCGTCGTCGCCGTCCACCTGAAGGGCACCTTCCTCTGCTCCCAGGCCTTCGCGCGGCGCGCCGTGCCCCGCGGCGAGGGCGGGCGCATCGTGAACACCACGAGCGTCTCGGGCCTGCTCGGCAACTTCGGTCAGGCGAGTTACGCGGCGGCGAAGGCCGGCATTTACGGGCTCACGCGCACCATGAGCATCGAGCTCCAGAAGCACCGCATCACGGTGAACGCCCTCGCCCCCATCGCCAAGACGCGCATGACCGAGGACCTGCCCATGTTCCAGGGCATGGCCACCATGGGCCCCGAGCACGTGGCCCCCGCCGCCCTCTTTCTGTCGAGCGACCTCTGCGGCGCGCGCACCGGCTACGTGCTCGCGGTCGCAGGTGCGAGGATGTACGCCTTCAAGGTGGTCGAGACCCCGGGCAAGTTCAAAGAGGGCGAGTCGACGGTCTGGACGGCCAACGAGATCGCCGACAACTGGGACGCGATCGTCCGCGCCTGA
- a CDS encoding diguanylate cyclase has translation MSLKNRTTQRISTSLLRVHDEDSTLVTRMSGDERETEPGKMAIAPAAKDRALLVLLTGIHAGQVHRLDERAPSVLGRSSDSDIIVDDAGVSRSHARLTKNAETWTFEDLGATNGSFVGGRRVRGATELRPGDRIQLGPNVVFRFSVTDESEAELQQKLFDSSTRDGLTQLYNRRYFDERLVAEIAYARRHATPLCLIMMDVDRFKAINDSLGHLVGDSVLRAVAGEVVRVVRTEDVVARYGGEELVVLARATGHDAGARLAERIRAAIADLDVTPPPPASEVKVTISLGVAALDEVPQGAPDSALVDLADERLYAAKEAGRNRIVTGKEAT, from the coding sequence ATGAGCTTGAAGAACCGCACCACCCAGCGAATCTCGACCTCGCTCCTGCGCGTGCACGACGAAGATTCGACGCTCGTGACCCGCATGAGCGGCGACGAACGCGAGACCGAGCCGGGCAAGATGGCCATCGCGCCCGCGGCCAAGGACCGCGCGCTCCTCGTGCTGCTCACGGGCATCCACGCAGGCCAGGTGCACCGCCTCGACGAGCGCGCCCCGAGCGTGCTCGGCCGCAGCAGCGACTCGGACATCATCGTCGACGACGCGGGCGTGAGCCGCTCGCACGCGCGCCTCACGAAGAACGCCGAGACGTGGACGTTCGAGGATCTCGGGGCGACGAACGGCAGCTTCGTCGGGGGCCGCCGGGTGCGCGGGGCGACCGAGCTCCGGCCGGGCGACCGCATCCAGCTCGGACCGAACGTGGTCTTCCGCTTCAGCGTGACCGACGAGAGTGAAGCCGAGCTTCAGCAAAAGCTCTTCGACTCGTCGACCCGGGACGGCCTCACCCAGCTCTACAACCGGCGCTACTTCGACGAGCGCTTGGTCGCCGAGATCGCGTACGCCCGGCGCCACGCCACCCCGCTCTGCCTCATCATGATGGACGTCGACCGCTTCAAGGCCATCAACGACTCGCTCGGTCACCTCGTCGGCGACTCGGTCTTGCGCGCCGTCGCGGGCGAGGTCGTGCGGGTCGTGCGCACCGAGGACGTGGTCGCTCGGTACGGGGGCGAAGAGCTCGTCGTGCTCGCGCGCGCCACCGGCCACGACGCCGGAGCTCGCCTCGCCGAGCGCATCCGCGCGGCCATCGCCGACCTCGACGTCACGCCGCCGCCGCCCGCCTCCGAGGTGAAGGTCACGATAAGCCTAGGCGTCGCCGCGCTCGACGAGGTCCCGCAGGGCGCGCCCGACAGCGCCTTGGTCGACCTCGCCGACGAGCGACTCTACGCCGCGAAAGAGGCCGGCCGCAACCGCATCGTCACAGGGAAAGAGGCCACATGA
- a CDS encoding glycoside hydrolase family 1 protein yields the protein MRGKARFVRAVTLSLASLGAAVACSSSEPAPAEVVPRPAEVTFPKGFLMGSATASFQVENGNAGTDWGVWATLPGKIKGGDKPDDGPDMLAHIDEDVASMVATSQNAYRFSLEWGKLYPTRASLDADTPDPAVLAKYEELVKKLRAANVTLMLTLSHFTLPVYLADPRQKGPYGWESPDTATAFATYCERIAARFGASVDLWATINEPIVAPLGGYIQGGFPPGLTLEVERALTVAKAEAYAHARCYDAIKKADTRDADGDGKPALVGPVLHQRDVIPRDPNDAEDVAAADRVRYLNNLWFANTATRGDFDDDFDGKLDGPNDKKADPALANRADFLGVNYYTAMEAASSGGVVLPRVNAVIKADRLPTLRPKTDFHWDIHPAGFGVVLDEVAQYKLPVYVTENGIADSKDVNRSRFLAEHLFEVGYAMKRGLDVRGYFHWSLIDNFEWNSGFCPRFGLVAYDTKAKTRTLRKSADTFARIIRAGKVTQAEIDAEPPYAAPTPCE from the coding sequence ATGAGGGGCAAAGCTCGCTTCGTCCGAGCGGTCACGCTCTCGCTCGCTTCGCTCGGAGCCGCCGTGGCCTGCTCGTCGTCCGAGCCCGCGCCCGCCGAGGTCGTCCCCCGCCCGGCGGAGGTCACGTTCCCGAAGGGCTTCCTCATGGGCTCGGCCACCGCGTCGTTCCAAGTCGAGAACGGGAACGCCGGCACCGACTGGGGCGTGTGGGCCACCTTGCCCGGCAAAATCAAGGGCGGCGACAAACCGGACGACGGCCCCGACATGCTCGCCCACATCGACGAGGACGTGGCCTCCATGGTCGCCACGAGCCAGAACGCCTACCGGTTCTCGCTCGAGTGGGGAAAGCTGTATCCTACACGCGCCTCGCTCGACGCCGACACGCCCGACCCGGCCGTGCTCGCCAAATACGAGGAGCTCGTGAAGAAGCTCCGCGCGGCGAACGTGACGCTCATGCTCACGCTGAGCCACTTCACGCTGCCCGTGTACCTCGCCGACCCGCGCCAAAAGGGGCCGTACGGCTGGGAGAGCCCCGACACGGCGACGGCCTTCGCCACCTACTGCGAGAGGATCGCGGCGCGCTTCGGGGCGAGCGTCGACCTGTGGGCCACGATCAACGAGCCCATCGTGGCCCCGCTCGGTGGGTACATCCAAGGCGGCTTTCCGCCGGGCCTCACGCTCGAGGTCGAGCGCGCGCTCACGGTCGCCAAGGCCGAGGCGTACGCGCACGCGCGCTGCTACGACGCCATCAAGAAGGCCGACACCCGCGACGCCGACGGCGACGGCAAGCCCGCCCTCGTGGGGCCGGTGCTCCACCAACGCGACGTCATCCCCCGCGATCCGAACGACGCCGAGGACGTCGCCGCGGCCGACCGCGTGCGCTACCTCAACAACCTGTGGTTCGCCAACACGGCCACCCGCGGCGACTTCGACGACGACTTCGACGGAAAGCTCGACGGCCCGAACGACAAGAAGGCCGACCCTGCCTTGGCCAACCGTGCCGATTTCCTCGGCGTGAACTACTACACGGCCATGGAGGCCGCGTCCTCGGGCGGCGTCGTGCTCCCGCGCGTGAACGCGGTCATCAAGGCCGACAGGCTCCCCACGCTGCGCCCCAAGACCGACTTCCACTGGGACATCCACCCCGCGGGCTTCGGCGTCGTCCTCGACGAGGTTGCACAATACAAGCTCCCGGTCTACGTGACCGAGAACGGCATCGCCGACTCGAAGGACGTGAACCGCTCGAGGTTCTTGGCCGAGCACCTCTTCGAGGTCGGCTACGCCATGAAGCGCGGCCTCGACGTGCGCGGCTACTTCCACTGGTCGCTCATCGACAACTTCGAGTGGAACAGCGGCTTCTGCCCGCGCTTCGGCCTCGTCGCGTACGACACGAAGGCGAAGACGCGCACGCTCCGGAAGAGCGCCGACACGTTCGCGCGTATCATCCGCGCCGGCAAGGTGACGCAGGCCGAGATCGACGCCGAGCCGCCGTACGCCGCCCCCACCCCGTGCGAGTGA
- a CDS encoding TonB family protein, with translation MKRWALALGVVLVGVPARASADPPDSRANTSPSTQEHPPVIVPPRALGDVRAAYPKGAEGRATVVVELTVTAEGDAQDVHAASGDEPWTTPALETVRALRFDPATRDGHPIAAKIRMRVDFEPPIERPVELPPDPYEDPLPTLPKNPYDDLAPSPPAPKVEQVEVTGTRRVPGKISLGRAEVRDMPGAFGDAFRAIDSLPGVTPMASGLPFFFVRGAPPGSTGYFLDGIRLPVLFHLGAGPSIVHPGLIDHVDFYPAAAPAIYGRASGGIVAAETRRPEGHARGEANLRLLDAGALVESPLPKGMGSALAAGRFGYPGLLLPLFAPNTRLSYWDYQLRGTLNLSEHDTLTVFALGSYDYLGRRTRQRPSGTGSPTVDDPVGFGETERRDLETRTIFETDVSRIEAKHEHREAGTLVREAFVLGRDTTALGLRDRVETDLLSGRVDVERRLSDAIAVTGGLDVAYQRYAVRAEGSPVPSPEFEALFPARDELVLGGRIDATYTLRDRVRITAGLRVDRYSAYRIEDVGYALSPDPLPGTRLSVEPRLSARVAVVPRVTFVSTAGIAGQPPRFALPLPGLTIGRLGEGLERAVQASEGLEWALPFALTVTTTVFTSRTVGLADFFAACPGGRGAFTDGNACSGRSGGSAFGFELYVKRAFGEKLTGFLSYTLSRSTRTIPITVFGSALGPSLRAELEPEDGKVTVASDYDRTHVLSTALAYAFGNGYRAGAKLVVYSGRPYTPKRFDGTFLGTPNGSRLPLFHRIDLRLEKSWSFSQGRRISAVLEGLNVTLRPEANDVTCGVRAGEDDIDLGDGCVAEEIGPIAVPSIGVEAVF, from the coding sequence GTGAAGCGGTGGGCGCTCGCGCTCGGCGTCGTGCTCGTGGGCGTGCCCGCGCGCGCCTCGGCCGACCCGCCGGATTCCCGAGCGAATACGAGCCCTTCGACGCAAGAGCACCCGCCGGTGATCGTGCCGCCGCGCGCGCTCGGTGACGTCCGCGCCGCGTACCCGAAGGGAGCGGAGGGCCGCGCCACGGTGGTGGTCGAGCTCACGGTCACGGCGGAGGGCGACGCCCAAGACGTGCACGCGGCCTCTGGCGACGAGCCCTGGACGACCCCGGCGCTCGAGACCGTGCGCGCGCTCCGCTTCGATCCTGCGACCCGTGACGGCCACCCGATCGCCGCCAAGATCCGCATGCGCGTCGACTTCGAGCCGCCGATCGAGCGCCCCGTCGAGCTCCCGCCCGATCCGTACGAAGATCCGCTCCCGACGCTGCCGAAGAACCCGTACGACGACCTCGCCCCTTCCCCGCCCGCACCGAAGGTCGAACAGGTCGAGGTGACCGGGACGCGCAGGGTCCCCGGGAAAATAAGCCTCGGGAGGGCCGAGGTGCGTGACATGCCGGGCGCCTTCGGCGACGCGTTCCGCGCGATCGACTCGCTCCCGGGTGTCACGCCGATGGCGAGCGGCTTGCCCTTCTTCTTCGTGCGCGGCGCGCCTCCGGGCAGCACCGGGTACTTCCTCGATGGCATTCGCCTGCCGGTGCTCTTCCACCTCGGAGCGGGCCCGAGCATCGTGCACCCCGGGCTCATCGATCACGTCGATTTTTACCCCGCCGCGGCGCCTGCGATCTACGGGCGCGCGTCGGGTGGCATCGTCGCCGCGGAGACCCGTCGCCCCGAAGGTCACGCGCGTGGAGAGGCGAACCTCCGGCTCCTCGACGCCGGCGCGCTCGTCGAGTCCCCCCTGCCGAAGGGCATGGGGTCGGCGCTCGCGGCCGGCCGCTTCGGGTACCCGGGCTTGCTCCTCCCGCTCTTCGCGCCGAACACGCGGCTCTCCTACTGGGACTACCAGCTCCGAGGGACCTTGAACCTCTCGGAGCACGACACGCTCACCGTCTTCGCGCTCGGGAGCTACGACTACCTCGGGAGGCGCACACGCCAACGCCCGAGCGGCACGGGCAGCCCCACGGTCGACGACCCGGTCGGGTTCGGAGAGACCGAGCGACGCGACCTCGAGACGCGGACGATCTTCGAGACCGACGTCTCGCGTATCGAAGCGAAACACGAGCACCGCGAGGCAGGCACCCTCGTGCGCGAGGCGTTCGTGCTCGGGAGGGACACGACCGCCCTCGGCCTGCGCGATCGCGTGGAGACCGATCTGCTCTCGGGGCGCGTCGACGTGGAGCGGAGGCTCTCCGACGCGATCGCCGTGACCGGCGGGCTCGACGTCGCCTACCAGCGGTATGCCGTACGCGCCGAGGGCTCGCCCGTCCCGAGCCCCGAGTTCGAGGCCCTCTTCCCCGCGCGGGACGAGCTCGTGCTCGGCGGACGCATCGATGCAACCTACACACTTCGCGACCGCGTGCGCATCACGGCGGGGCTGCGCGTCGACCGCTACTCGGCCTACCGCATCGAGGACGTAGGGTACGCGCTCTCCCCCGATCCGCTCCCGGGCACGCGCCTCTCCGTCGAGCCTCGGCTCTCGGCGCGCGTGGCCGTCGTGCCCCGCGTGACGTTCGTGTCGACGGCCGGGATCGCCGGGCAACCTCCGCGCTTCGCCCTACCCTTGCCGGGCCTCACGATCGGGAGGCTCGGCGAGGGCCTCGAGCGCGCGGTGCAGGCGAGCGAGGGCCTCGAGTGGGCGCTCCCGTTCGCGCTCACGGTGACCACGACCGTGTTCACGTCGCGCACGGTAGGCCTCGCCGACTTCTTCGCGGCGTGCCCGGGCGGCCGAGGCGCCTTCACCGACGGCAACGCGTGCAGCGGGCGCTCCGGAGGCTCGGCGTTCGGCTTCGAGCTCTACGTGAAGCGCGCGTTCGGCGAGAAGCTCACGGGGTTCTTGTCGTACACCCTCTCCCGCTCGACGCGCACGATCCCCATCACCGTCTTCGGCTCGGCCCTCGGGCCCTCTCTCCGCGCCGAGCTCGAGCCCGAGGACGGAAAGGTCACCGTCGCGTCCGACTACGATCGCACGCACGTCCTCTCGACGGCCCTCGCGTACGCGTTCGGGAACGGGTACCGCGCCGGCGCCAAGCTCGTCGTGTACTCGGGCCGCCCGTACACCCCGAAGCGCTTCGACGGCACGTTCCTCGGCACACCGAACGGCTCGCGGCTCCCGCTCTTTCATCGCATCGACCTGCGCCTCGAGAAATCCTGGTCGTTCTCACAGGGCAGGCGCATCTCCGCCGTGCTCGAAGGCCTCAACGTCACCCTCCGCCCCGAGGCCAACGACGTGACGTGCGGTGTGCGCGCCGGCGAGGACGACATCGACCTCGGCGATGGTTGCGTGGCCGAGGAGATCGGGCCCATCGCCGTGCCGAGCATCGGTGTCGAGGCCGTGTTCTGA
- the boxB gene encoding benzoyl-CoA 2,3-epoxidase subunit BoxB, whose amino-acid sequence MSIDYTSKIPNNVDLASNKTLQRALEQWQPRYLDWWSEMGPVESKPWDIYLRTAISVDPQGWAHFDYVKMPDYRWGIFLTPPEEGRKIAFGHHKGQPVWNEVPGEYRSTLRRIIVTQGDTEPASVEQQRHLGMTAPSLYDLRNLYQVNVEEGRHLWAMVYLLHAYFGRDGREEGEELLARRSGDEDKPRILGAFNEKTPDWLSFFMFTFLTDRDGKYQLAALAESGFDPLARSCRFMLTEEAHHLFVGESGIGRILQRTAEIMSKNNIEDPKAVRAHGVIDLPTIQRYLNFHFSVTLDLYGSEVSSNASTFYTSGLKGRFEEEKIDDDHDLSKLAYPVLRAEGDKLVSGEENALMTLNERLRDDYIKDCQAGVDRWNKILQRGGVSFRLTLPHKAFNRKIGLFSKTHVDPQGRVVTEAEWLSKKDTWLPTDDDHAFIQSLMGRVVEPGKYASYIAPPARGINNQPADFAYVRFN is encoded by the coding sequence ATGAGCATCGACTACACCTCGAAGATCCCGAACAACGTCGACCTGGCGAGCAACAAGACGCTCCAGCGTGCGCTCGAGCAGTGGCAGCCGAGGTACCTCGACTGGTGGAGCGAGATGGGCCCGGTCGAGAGCAAGCCGTGGGACATCTACCTGCGCACGGCCATCAGCGTCGATCCGCAGGGGTGGGCGCACTTCGACTACGTGAAGATGCCCGACTACCGCTGGGGCATCTTCCTCACGCCGCCCGAGGAGGGCCGCAAGATCGCCTTCGGTCACCACAAGGGTCAGCCCGTGTGGAACGAGGTGCCCGGCGAGTACCGCAGCACGCTCCGCCGCATCATCGTCACGCAGGGAGACACCGAGCCCGCGAGCGTCGAGCAGCAGCGCCACCTCGGCATGACCGCGCCCTCGCTCTACGACCTCCGGAACCTCTACCAGGTGAACGTCGAAGAGGGCCGGCACCTCTGGGCGATGGTCTACTTGCTCCACGCGTACTTCGGGCGCGACGGCCGCGAGGAGGGCGAGGAGCTGCTCGCGCGCCGCTCGGGCGACGAGGACAAACCGCGCATCTTGGGCGCGTTCAACGAGAAGACCCCCGACTGGCTCTCGTTCTTCATGTTCACGTTCCTCACCGATCGCGACGGCAAGTACCAGCTCGCCGCGCTCGCCGAGAGCGGCTTCGACCCGCTCGCCCGCTCGTGCCGCTTCATGCTCACCGAGGAGGCCCATCACCTCTTCGTGGGCGAGAGCGGCATCGGCCGCATCCTCCAGAGGACCGCCGAAATCATGAGCAAAAACAACATCGAAGACCCGAAGGCCGTGCGGGCCCACGGCGTCATCGATCTGCCCACGATCCAGCGGTATCTGAACTTTCACTTCAGCGTCACGCTCGACCTCTACGGGTCGGAGGTGTCGTCGAACGCGTCGACGTTCTACACCTCGGGCCTCAAGGGTCGCTTCGAGGAGGAGAAGATCGACGACGACCACGACCTCTCGAAGCTCGCCTACCCGGTGCTCCGCGCCGAGGGCGACAAGCTCGTGTCGGGCGAGGAGAACGCCCTCATGACGCTCAACGAGCGCCTCCGCGACGACTACATCAAAGACTGCCAAGCGGGCGTCGACCGGTGGAACAAAATCCTCCAGCGCGGGGGAGTGTCGTTCCGGCTCACGTTGCCGCACAAGGCCTTCAACCGCAAAATCGGCCTCTTCTCGAAGACCCACGTCGACCCGCAGGGGCGCGTCGTGACCGAGGCCGAGTGGCTCTCGAAGAAGGACACGTGGCTCCCGACGGACGACGATCACGCCTTCATCCAGTCGCTCATGGGGCGCGTGGTCGAGCCCGGCAAGTACGCGAGCTACATCGCCCCGCCGGCGCGCGGCATCAACAACCAGCCCGCCGACTTCGCCTACGTGCGCTTCAACTGA